The nucleotide window TCTTTAACTCTATATTACATAATTTGCACCTCTCTAATGTCCTTTGCACACCAGCATGCTCTTCCTGATGCCGTTGAAAGGCGTCTTTGCCGTTCAGTGATTTGCCACAAATATCACAAATTTTAGCGTATAAATTGAGATGGCTGAGATTTAGATGTTGCTTCATAGTGTACTGGTTGCAGAATCtaaatgcataaatgtatataggtttttatataaaatattctatcattttttattaaaaacttacgTTTTCTCACACTGTGTGCATTTAACATTTCTCTCTTCTTCGGGTGCATGTATAAGGTTATGTCGTGCCAGTACTTTgcgtcgataaaaacatttagaACATATTTCGCATTTATATGTGGTACGTTCTTTGGAATCATGAAAATGCTGTAAATGTGATTCGAGATTACTACGATCGCATAAGACTTTCTCACAAAGTTGACATTTGAAATATTCAGGATTATTGTGAAAGTGTATGTGGTCAACTAGAACGCCGCGATTGTACAATTTTTTACCACAACACTTTGCATAGCCATTGGTTTGATGAACCTGGCGATAATGAATTTTCAATTCTCGAAAATCGTTTATAGTTTTTTCACAGAGAGAGCAAGTCAATTTAAAATGTTGTGCTATAAACTCATCGTGGTCCGATGTTTTGTGCCGTTTTTTGTTATACggttttgtagatttttttgtttttaatttccgtctttttggtttttcatcATCCTCTTGACTCTCAGAGTTTACAGAAGTTGAGCTCACCGACCTACTATTCTCACCatcaaaacaattgaaattatCCACAAAGTCCTCAGGGGAAGTCTCATCTTTAACCTCTAATGGTTCAGAAACAATCTCAGCTGAATTATAGATATCTTTGGAATCAATTGTGGGGGGTAATATTAATTCTTCAATTTTAACTTGACATTCTTTAAGCGGTATGGCAGGCTCACAAAGTACTTCCACAGTTTCAGGCGCCTTTTGGCGTCTAGGACGTCCCCTACGACGTTTGAGTTCAATTTGTGCGTCATCATTCTGATtgatttcttcttttatttcaaAGTTATCCTTTTCCAAAGTGACACTTTTCAATGTGTTCGCCGCTTCCTTATGTACTTGCTTGACATgttcataaaatttatgaaatgtttCTACTAAATCCCAACATTTCcgacaaatgaattttatttcaatttgtgtCATCATATCCAACtacataaaataattatcaaattaataaataaaaaacccaaatgcaaaaaaattacgcACCTCCTCCTTAAAATGCAATTCAATCACTTCTCGTCCATTCAAATCGAATCCATCTGTGCAATCCAAATCTATTTGATCCTTTGAACTTTCTAAGCATAATAAACAGCATGTctcattaaacattttaataacttACTACAATGGCATTGAAATAGAACACTAAAATTctacaaaataatttgtttacaacATGCCAGTGATATGGATGCAGAAAAAACATCGGAAGAAAACCGATGTTTTTGACCTTCCGATATACatcgatatattttctatacatttttaatgtttaataaactttttgtaaaaggaaattataatttctatagGCTTTCAAATGATAcaagtgtttgtttatttatcggAATATCGATACTTTTTTCTATGTTATCGGTTTGAGTAGATTTTTTTACAGGAAAGTAATAATTAACAGCTCGATTTGTTTATCTACATTGATTGTAAGAacgtatataattaaaaaaaactaaactaatCGTGGTGGCTTTATGAACAATTGTTTTTACCCCTGcacatttgaataataaaaccTATATTACATTTACttctccatttattttgtaacatCCGCATCTTCCACAGATTCAATTATAGATTCTAACTGTTTTTGTATCTGTTGTCCCATGCCCATGGAAGTATTTttctttacacatttttctgcCCATTCTTTAGGATGCTTTCGCTTACGATGTGCATACATATTGGCGTTCGAATTGAATGTTTGTGGACAAAATGTGCAAGTATACAGAACTTCCCCGGTATGTGTTGTCATATGttcctaaaaaaaatgtgaatgttattttaaatataaagttcAACGaaatcatataattatatatactcgtaagtCTTTGGGTCGTTTGAAAGCTTTGTCACACATATTGCAGACATGTTTACGCTCCGCCACATGCATGAATTTAAAATGAGTATGATGCGCACGTAGCGATGGTGATACTTTTGAGCAGATTGGACAAACTTGTGGCGTTTGATATTCCACGGTGTGCATTACTTTCATATGCCGTGATAGTCCGTACTTTGTCGTCAATTCAGTATTACATAATTCACACTTAATGAGTGGTCGTGGCAAACCAGTGTGCTCCTGCTGATGCCGGCGGAATGCTTCACCTCCGTGAAAAGATTTGCCACAAATGTCACATATCTTCGCATACGAATGTAGATGAACTATTTTCAAATGTTGACGCATTTTATATTCGCTGCAGAATCTGTAATTATTTGAATTGATTCACACTTATCATGCTATAAAGCGTTTAATACTTACGTCTTTTCACATTCAGGGCACTTGACATTCTTCTGTTCTTCAGTTGCATGTATAGCATAGTGTCGTGAGAGTAACTCACGGCGAAAGAATCCTTTCGAACAAATTTCACAATGATAAACACGTTCTCTAGAACCGTGAAAGAATTGTAGATGTGTCTCTAGGCCACGCGCATCGGAAAATGTTTTCCCACAAGGTTGACACTTGAAGTATTCTGGGtcgttatgaaattttatatggTCCACAAGTACACCGCGTTTGAGTAGTTTTTTACCACAACATTTAACATATCCATTAGTTTTATGTTTTTCACGATAATGCATTTTAAGCTCTCTAAAGTTTTCAAGCTCAGTTTGACAAAGAAAGCAAGTTAATGTAAAATGTTTTGCAATAAATTCGTCATAATCCGACGTTTTATGTCGTGGCTTATTCAAACGCTTAATCTCCCGTTTTGGTTCGTTTCGCTTCCGTTTATATCGCTTTCTGGTACGGAccgttttttttctttgtggTGCACACAACTCCTTTACAGGACTGGCAGGCGCTACATCCAAAGTGTCGCTCTCATCGCCAGTCATTTGTGGTGTGTAAATTGGATCAACACTTTCGTCTTTCTCCGGCATTATTTCACTCTTAACATCCAAACAGTCTGAGTTTAATTCTTGTGTTTTGTTAATGTTATCGTTATAAGGAAAAATCAATGGTTCAATTCGCACACTGCACtcttttaatataattgttGGTTGTAAAACCGAAGCTTCTTCGTCCGGCTTTTGGCGCCGCGGTCGTCCCCGTCGACGCTTGGGAGGAGTAGCCAACTCGTCTATTGCATCGGGTTCAGTTTTTATTTCAGTAACGGCTATCTCCAATTCTTGCAAGGATTTGAGCGTGTTACTTGCCGCCAAATGTGCATTTTGTACGCGCACATAGAACTCATGAAATGATTGTAACAGTTCCCAGCATTGTTGACATACAACTTTGTTTGAAAGATAGGGCATCATGCTGAGCTTTAATTGGGAATTAGCACATAAGATTTAATGATTCCTTTAGCCTAAAGTTTACTTACCTCTTCCTTGAAATGTTGTTCCACCATTGCACGAGCATTTACTGATTGTTGATCATCAGTATCAATATTGATTTGACCATTTGATACATCGTTTTTTTCCAAACATAATAAACATGACAATTTATCAAACATCCTctctttttataaaaacaaacttaattattgttttatgaaatgtaattctttttcttaatttatttattacaaaaactaTCGTTTATATGGTAAAAACAGATGTTGCCACCTGCGATCATTTGTTacaattaatagaaaataaaacatttatggGAAGTACAAATTTATGGAATGAATTATGGCACAAGCAACCTGTTGAAACACCAAATCCTGCTGATAAATCGCTTattgtaaattaaacaaaaattgtggAATCTACACCAAATGCATACACGATTTTGAATAGCTCTAATATGTAATTTCTTGCATACTTTTAGTCGTCCATTAATTAAATCGGACGAAATTTGAACAGATGGGTGATGGGAACAATTGGGTGTTTGGAAAGCAAAAGATGGTTAAAATTCAGGAATATGTTTTTGAACTTTGTTTATTGccattatttatgtttaatgATATTCATAGAtgctattataaaaatatgttattacgttatttctaataaattgttTGTAGCAATTTTGCTTTGCAATAGCAAAGACTTTTACACGTTTTTCAGCACTTTCCAAACATTCAGATAACAGCTGTTTGCTGTTTGAGTATTTTGTACAGTGTTAAATTatgtacacatttttaaagtaaaaaatatataaaacaaatattacaaaaatggaTGATTGCGCTGATAATTCTAAGGCAGAACACTTGAGATTGGCAGCGATAATCAAGGATTGTCATGACAATTTGAGATCTCAATGCAAATTGAAAGGCATGAAAGAGGCTTGGAGTGAGCATTTACAAAACACTGCACTTTTGGAGCAATATTCGACAGCTATGCACCGTTTAGCTTCCATTTGGGAAACAAACACTACAAATCCCAATTTATATGCGCGCAGTCGTGTGAAATGGATTATTGACTATTGCAATTCAtacttttttacaaataaagtttTTCTCGAAAAACGTGAACGGGAACAACGACTGGCGGCATCATACACTGATATGCCAACATTTGCTGCAAGTGAATTGAAAACATCTTTTACGAATACTGTAAATGTACTTGATGTAGGCAGTTGTTTTAATCCGTTTGCTGGCGAAAGCAAATTTAATGTTACAGCAATTGATCTATGTCCAGCCACAAGTGATGTGCTAAAAGCAGATTTCTTAAAGATTATGCTAaataaaaatgacaaaataGTCACCGAAGATGCAGAAGTGCAAAGCTTACCAAGTGCATATTTTGATTGTGTTATATTTAGCCTACTATTGGAGTATATACCCTCCCCAGAGGAACGTCTACATTGTTGTCAGAAAGCGTATGAGCTTTTGCGTGCGGAAGGCATATTGATAATCATAACACCCGATTCACAACATGTTGGCAAAAAtgctaaattaatgaaaaactgGCGTTATACGCTGGGTACATTGGGATTTTACCGAATCTGTTTCGAAAAATTGCCACACATCACATGTATGGTATTTAGAAAAACGCTTATGCCAGTCGTAGCACAACGTTGGGCTGAATTGCATCGTGAGGATTACATGACAACGACCATAAACATACCACAAGATAAAGTGTGATTGCAAGCATTAGCATGATTTGATTGCAGGTTTTCGCAATACTGAAAAGAAgtgtatttttttatctaaaaaaatggaaaatataaattatgtaaaactctttaaagcatgcctttatttgtaaatacatacttatacagtTTTTGTTTATAACTATTCAAATACTAGTTATTGTGAGGacttatatttaacttaataaataactgtgtttatgattttatgtatctgtatacatatatttcgctTTAATCTCAATGCATCTTATTGTATAGTCATTTCTAAATGTTGTTGCACTGCTTCCGGATTGGCATTGACACTGTCTGCACTCACCGTACTGCCACTCGTGTTGATCTTTTGTGCGAAAAAAGCCGTTGCTGCACCAACAGCCTGTTTTGCTTTCAAAGCGGCTGTCGCACCCATAGCCTGTGCCATAATATTTGCTATATGCCGCGGCTTTTTTCTATCCGCCTCCCATTCGGCACGATGCAAACGCTGTCGATGTTTATACATATTAGCATTCGAGAAGAAAGTCATTGGACAATTAGGACAGGTGTATAACACTTCACCGGTATGTGTTGAGGTATGTtcctaaaagtaaaaaaaatcgaatgtgAATATAAATTTACGTTTTTTTACACTGGCTACTGTACCCTAAGATCTTGTGGGCGTTTGAATGCCTTCTCGCACATTGTACATTTGAATTTCCGTTCGCATTCATGATTGAGGTAAACGTGGCGCCTGAGGGCACGTGATGTCGTCGAGACTTTATTACAAATCTGACAGCGATGCTCACCGCCCGGATCTTCATGAATCGATTTCATATGCTGTTTAAGCCCGGACATGTGTCGCAACCAAGTGCCGCATATCTGACACTGCATTGGCTGTGGAACAGGGCGTGGCACTTCGGAATGCTCCAGTTGATGGTGCTTCTTCAGGTATTGCGTGCGCACCTGTTTGCCGCATTTGTCACAAATAATTGTGCTCTCCGGATCGTgattgtattttatatggtcCTTGAGTTTACGTTGTGTTGGTAATCTAGTAAAgacaaaatttatatgtatatttttaacaacACTGCAATTAACTCACTTTTTATTGCACTGCGTGCATGAGAATTTGAATTCTGACTTGGGCACATGCTTTGAAAAGGAGTGATGTTCAAATGCCGCCTTTGTTGTGAAAACTTTCGGACACTTGTCACACTGGAACATTTTGCGCTCTTTCGGCTCGGGCGGATTAACATGCGCCTCTTCATGCTGCTCCAGATTACGACTGTCGGTGAATAGTCTACCGCACGTGGTGCACTTGAAGTGCTCTGGATTCCAATGTAGATATATGTGCTCGGCCAATGCTTTTCGCTGTGGGAATTTGCGTCCGCAACACATCATATAACCGGGATCTTCATTATGTGAAGCACGAAAATGACCACGTATTTCGGCAAAATTTTGTACCAACAACTCACATTTCGGGCAGGCAAAACGTCCGAAAAATTGCCGTATTACTCGATCGTATTCATCTTGTTGTGCACGTTTCGCCTCAATCTCCTCACGTGACATACGTTTAGGTGCCACAAGTGGTTTCGGCCGTTTACGATACTTTTTCGGCTTGACAATCTTTCTTTTCGGTATGACTGCATATTGTGGCTTAGGTTCGAAGTCGGGTAAACTTTCATCGGAATCCGTATGCTCGCTGCTGGAGTCACCGCTGTCATCGGTGCCAGATAAACCGCCATGAACAGCATCGAAATCTTGATCATTGTCTAAAAATTCATCATCGCTTTGCAAAGCGCCACATTCATTTTTTATGTCACCTTTTgtgtcatttttattattagatttctCTTCGTCATTTCGTACTTTTCTAGGTCTACCACGTCTTCTTTTCTCTGGTTCCACAGTTGCTGTAGTTGTAATTTCTTTATCAGCAGTTACTTCGTCTGGTGTGGTTACATCAATGGAGGATTTTGGATCTTCCTTGGTATCAGTTTTGATACTAGTATTCAGTAAGACAGATAAAGGCAATTCGGTTTCTGAATCATCGTCATCATGATTTTCTACACTCGGCTGTGGTGTTTCTTGCTTAACACGTTTAGAAGTTGCTGATATTTTGGCATTCGCATCTTTTGGCGGACGACCGCGACGCTTTGCGCGCTGTGCTCTTTCACTTATCGGTGTGCTCTCTTCGATGATTTCGATTTGTGGTAATAAATCTAAATCATACACTTCCAATTTTACTtctaaaattgttttgtttacaaatttattacCTTTTACGATATTATTCAGTACATTTGCACAAACCTGAGTCAAATATGTTCTCTTCCTCATTTATGGAGTTTTGTAACTTTTCCTCGGTGTCGACCGCGTCTTCCGATTTAAGATGAATTTCCTGTGGCAATGGATCATCTTCCTGCTCAATATGAGCAAATGGTGTCTTCCAATCTGCACGATTATGTACTTCAGCTATACGTtgataaaatatatggaaatcACGTAAAGCCTCCCAACATGTCCAGCAAATGCGTTGCCCCGTACATATATCTCGTTCGGGCTGAAAACAGCATCGCTATTAacattaaatcttattttgtttacaatcaAGTACTTACTTTCAACCAAAGATGTTTAGCTATAATGCTGCAGACTGTCATTTGGCAACCTTCTTCAGagaaaatatcaatgaaacgTTGTGCCGGCGTTGTGGCATCCTCCATGCAAAGCAAACAAGCCATTGCACAAGTTGTAAAATACTATCTTTTTTATagtaaacacaattattcgTCGTACATTTACTTTAAATAACTTTCTAAAGTATAAAAAGGACACAAAAACACAACTAAAATCAGCATCTGCTGAAAATACACAAAACTGCAACAAAAGCGTACGCACAACCACAAACAAGCTGTGCAAAAAAAAGATACAAGAAATGTCAAATTGACATACGAAATGTCAGTTCTATTCAAATTCGACTGCAATGTGTGGGGaaggaataattttttttattgttaacaaACTATTAAAGttgagattttattttattatttttagaaatttattttgctttttttgtttgaaatatcaCTTAAAATATGTAACTCAAAAGCACGTAATCAAACTGGCAACTctatttacattttgtattgTAAGCCAGTGTTGgttaagttaaaattttatagtgTTGTTGTGGTATAATGAGATGCAGAGTGGTTTaagagatttatttatttttcaaaaatacttttataacattttttatttcgtttttattataatttatttttatttgcgtcataaaaatttaaaacttttttgcctaaaaataagttaatgaaaatcacacatttttaaaacaagatataaattaaaattatgtttaagtTGCGTGGAGTGTTAAATTCCAAACTTAGtaagaaatcttaaaatataaattctaagcAGTGTTATACTTAATACTAgtagtttgaaaaatattttttataaatcatttttttcataaacatatattttctgccttcgtatattttttgtttcttcttgtctttcatctttttttattatatttaccgtTTCATTTCGAAAtcgttgcaaatatatttaaaaactttaccagcgcatattttgcttttccACATTATTGGAGTAGTGCGGTGTTTGActagaatttttttgaaagattCATTACTTTATCACTATACACTCATATAAAGGTAATAGCTACACAGTAATGTAAGACAAATATACTTGTTGACTATATTATTTCAACATCCTCGATAGTATAGTGGTCAGTATCCCCGCCTGTCACGCGGGAGACCGGGGTTCAATTCCCCGTCGgggagatttaattttttttattttattttaaaatatttttgtttttaaattataaatataatactacATGCATCATTTGttgtataatttttgaattgcacgtaagaaataaaatataacagcAGAATCTTATAGAAATGTCATTTCTAAAAGTTGTGGCACGGAATCCGATTTTGCACTGCCACCTTCTGTACTAAGCGTACTGTCACATGCCTCAATCTTCTGTGCGAAAAAATCCCTTGTTGCCCCTATTGTTTCAGGACATGTGTAGAACACTTCACCGGTATGTGTTGAGGTATGTTcctagaattaaaaaaaaatccgaatgtgaaaataaatttgagttATTTTATACTGGCTACTGTTATTACTTTAAGATACTGTGGGTGCTGGAATGCTTTCTCGTACATTGTGGACGGATTGGCATTGTCACATTCCGCACTAATCGTACTGTCACTTGCGTTAATCCTTGGCGCGATAAAATCTCTTGTTGCACTTGCCGTATCGGTACACGTGTATAACACTTCACCGGTATGTGTTGTGGTGTGTTCCTATAATTACACAAATTTTGATTATCGAAACCAATTTGAGTTAGCTACTGATATTACCTTAAGTTCCTTTGGGCGCTTGAATGTCTTCTCGCACATTGTACATTTGAATTTGCCTTCGCTTTCATGATTGAGGTAAACGTGGCGCTTAAGTGCTCGTGCCGACGTCAAAACTTGTTTACAATTCTGACAAGGATGTTCACCGCACGGACCTGCATGAATTGTTTTCATATGCTGTTTAAGGGCAGACATGTGTCGCAACCAAGTGCCACATAACTGACACTGCCTTGGCTTAGGTGGAATAGGTCGCGGCACTTTGGAATGCTCCAGTTTATTGTGTTCCTTCATGTCCTGCGCGGGCACTTGCTTGCCACATTTGTCACAAATAATTGTGCTCTCCGGATCGTGTTTGTTTTTAATGTGATCTTTGTGTTTACGTTGTGTTGGTAATctagtaaagaaattttttcatataacaaatataaatattatataaagttttttcatataaaaattagaaatgttgCAACTCACTTTTTAACACCTTTAGTAGTTGCTGATAGTTTCGCATTTGCATCTTTTGGTGGACGACCTCGACGCTTCGCGGATTGCACTTTTTCACTTATTGGTTTGCTCCCCTCGATAATTTCGACTTGCGGTAATAAATCTGTAGGTGTGTATGCCACTTCCAATATtgcttctaaatattttttgtttacaacattgtaattttaattatttttttacaaaacaataTTGTTCAGTACATTTACACAAACCTGACTCGAACATGTTCTCTCCCACATTTATGGAATTCTGCAGTTTTTCTTCGGCATCATCCGTAACTTCcgattttatatgaatttccTGTGGCAATGGATCGTCTTCATGCTCAATATGAACAAATGGAGTCTTCCAATCAGCATGATTATGTATCGCAGCTATACgttgataaaatttatgaaaatcacGTAAAGCCTCCCAACATGTCCAGCAAATGCGTTGCCCCGTACATATATCTCGTTCCGGCTAAATACAGCATCGCTATTAacattaaatcttattttgtttacaatcaAGTACTTACTTTCAACCAAAGATGTTTAGCTATAATGCTGCAGACTGTCATTTGGCAACCTTCTTCAGagaaaatatcaatgaaacgTTGTGCCGGCGTTGTGGCATCCTCCATGCAAAGCAAACAAGTCATTGCAAACGTTGTAAAATACTCTCTTTTTTATAGTAAACACAATAATTCCTCCTAGATTTACTTTAAATACctttcaaaaacacaaaaacaactaaaatcaGCATCAGCTGAAAATACACAAAAGTGTACACACAACAATAAACAAGCTAtgcgaaaaataa belongs to Zeugodacus cucurbitae isolate PBARC_wt_2022May chromosome 6, idZeuCucr1.2, whole genome shotgun sequence and includes:
- the LOC105217357 gene encoding transcription factor grauzone, encoding MFDKLSCLLCLEKNDVSNGQINIDTDDQQSVNARAMVEQHFKEELSMMPYLSNKVVCQQCWELLQSFHEFYVRVQNAHLAASNTLKSLQELEIAVTEIKTEPDAIDELATPPKRRRGRPRRQKPDEEASVLQPTIILKECSVRIEPLIFPYNDNINKTQELNSDCLDVKSEIMPEKDESVDPIYTPQMTGDESDTLDVAPASPVKELCAPQRKKTVRTRKRYKRKRNEPKREIKRLNKPRHKTSDYDEFIAKHFTLTCFLCQTELENFRELKMHYREKHKTNGYVKCCGKKLLKRGVLVDHIKFHNDPEYFKCQPCGKTFSDARGLETHLQFFHGSRERVYHCEICSKGFFRRELLSRHYAIHATEEQKNVKCPECEKTFCSEYKMRQHLKIVHLHSYAKICDICGKSFHGGEAFRRHQQEHTGLPRPLIKCELCNTELTTKYGLSRHMKVMHTVEYQTPQVCPICSKVSPSLRAHHTHFKFMHVAERKHVCNMCDKAFKRPKDLREHMTTHTGEVLYTCTFCPQTFNSNANMYAHRKRKHPKEWAEKCVKKNTSMGMGQQIQKQLESIIESVEDADVTK
- the LOC105217353 gene encoding S-adenosylmethionine sensor upstream of mTORC1; this encodes MDDCADNSKAEHLRLAAIIKDCHDNLRSQCKLKGMKEAWSEHLQNTALLEQYSTAMHRLASIWETNTTNPNLYARSRVKWIIDYCNSYFFTNKVFLEKREREQRLAASYTDMPTFAASELKTSFTNTVNVLDVGSCFNPFAGESKFNVTAIDLCPATSDVLKADFLKIMLNKNDKIVTEDAEVQSLPSAYFDCVIFSLLLEYIPSPEERLHCCQKAYELLRAEGILIIITPDSQHVGKNAKLMKNWRYTLGTLGFYRICFEKLPHITCMVFRKTLMPVVAQRWAELHREDYMTTTINIPQDKV
- the LOC105217354 gene encoding transcription factor grauzone; protein product: MACLLCMEDATTPAQRFIDIFSEEGCQMTVCSIIAKHLWLKPERDICTGQRICWTCWEALRDFHIFYQRIAEVHNRADWKTPFAHIEQEDDPLPQEIHLKSEDAVDTEEKLQNSINEEENIFDSEVKLEVYDLDLLPQIEIIEESTPISERAQRAKRRGRPPKDANAKISATSKRVKQETPQPSVENHDDDDSETELPLSVLLNTSIKTDTKEDPKSSIDVTTPDEVTADKEITTTATVEPEKRRRGRPRKVRNDEEKSNNKNDTKGDIKNECGALQSDDEFLDNDQDFDAVHGGLSGTDDSGDSSSEHTDSDESLPDFEPKPQYAVIPKRKIVKPKKYRKRPKPLVAPKRMSREEIEAKRAQQDEYDRVIRQFFGRFACPKCELLVQNFAEIRGHFRASHNEDPGYMMCCGRKFPQRKALAEHIYLHWNPEHFKCTTCGRLFTDSRNLEQHEEAHVNPPEPKERKMFQCDKCPKVFTTKAAFEHHSFSKHVPKSEFKFSCTQCNKKLPTQRKLKDHIKYNHDPESTIICDKCGKQVRTQYLKKHHQLEHSEVPRPVPQPMQCQICGTWLRHMSGLKQHMKSIHEDPGGEHRCQICNKVSTTSRALRRHVYLNHECERKFKCTMCEKAFKRPQDLREHTSTHTGEVLYTCPNCPMTFFSNANMYKHRQRLHRAEWEADRKKPRHIANIMAQAMGATAALKAKQAVGAATAFFAQKINTSGSTVSADSVNANPEAVQQHLEMTIQ
- the LOC105217356 gene encoding zinc finger protein 91 is translated as MTCLLCMEDATTPAQRFIDIFSEEGCQMTVCSIIAKHLWLKPERDICTGQRICWTCWEALRDFHKFYQRIAAIHNHADWKTPFVHIEHEDDPLPQEIHIKSEVTDDAEEKLQNSINVGENMFESEAILEVAYTPTDLLPQVEIIEGSKPISEKVQSAKRRGRPPKDANAKLSATTKGVKKLPTQRKHKDHIKNKHDPESTIICDKCGKQVPAQDMKEHNKLEHSKVPRPIPPKPRQCQLCGTWLRHMSALKQHMKTIHAGPCGEHPCQNCKQVLTSARALKRHVYLNHESEGKFKCTMCEKTFKRPKELKEHTTTHTGEVLYTCTDTASATRDFIAPRINASDSTISAECDNANPSTMYEKAFQHPQYLKEHTSTHTGEVFYTCPETIGATRDFFAQKIEACDSTLSTEGGSAKSDSVPQLLEMTFL